In Ignavibacteriota bacterium, the following proteins share a genomic window:
- a CDS encoding glycoside hydrolase family 88 protein, with protein sequence MFLLVLMTGVGVCAKSQTSDELVVRSVADQVLAQGDLSFTDAKTGTVYRSTASVPDDATVALSSPFGEWHYTNGVLNLAFMHLSEFTGEKRYAAYAAAHVAYGMDNYRWFQKRYQGAPGPHYLLPFGQLWTMRELDDCGAMGASMIEVYASVRREDYKEYIEKTARHITEKQVRLADGTLARPYPHGTSIWADDLYMSVPFLARMGSYSGDRRYWDDAIRQVKAFTRYLWDPGTGTYFHCYYANLQRTGVAHWGRCNGWVMMAKVHLLDALPGDHPERGSLIKDLEMQIAAVAQYQNGDGLWHQLLDKNDSYVESSCSAMFTYCIARAVNKGWIHARYGSIAGQGWEGLKKHKIRPDGQVVDICAGTGVEDNLAYYYNRPAPLNDKHGLGAVIEAGIEVMRLRASAKK encoded by the coding sequence ATGTTCCTGCTGGTGCTGATGACGGGGGTCGGTGTGTGTGCAAAGAGCCAGACTTCGGACGAACTGGTCGTCCGGAGCGTCGCGGATCAGGTCCTCGCACAGGGCGATCTGAGTTTCACTGACGCGAAGACCGGAACGGTCTACCGTTCTACGGCATCGGTCCCGGACGACGCCACCGTTGCTCTCTCGAGCCCGTTCGGGGAATGGCACTACACCAATGGCGTCCTGAATTTGGCGTTCATGCACCTCTCGGAGTTCACCGGCGAGAAGAGGTATGCCGCGTATGCGGCCGCCCATGTTGCCTACGGGATGGACAACTACCGGTGGTTCCAGAAGCGATATCAAGGAGCACCCGGTCCGCACTATCTCCTCCCCTTCGGACAGCTCTGGACGATGCGCGAACTGGATGATTGCGGCGCCATGGGCGCAAGCATGATCGAGGTGTACGCATCCGTCAGGCGCGAAGACTACAAAGAGTACATCGAAAAGACCGCGCGTCACATCACGGAGAAGCAGGTGCGGCTTGCGGACGGGACGCTGGCACGGCCCTACCCTCACGGGACGAGCATCTGGGCGGATGACCTCTACATGAGTGTCCCATTCCTCGCGCGCATGGGGAGCTACTCCGGCGATCGCCGGTACTGGGATGATGCGATCCGGCAGGTGAAGGCATTCACCCGCTATCTGTGGGATCCCGGGACGGGGACATACTTCCACTGCTACTATGCCAACCTGCAACGGACCGGCGTGGCGCATTGGGGGCGGTGCAACGGTTGGGTGATGATGGCAAAGGTGCACCTGTTGGATGCTCTGCCCGGGGACCACCCCGAGCGGGGATCGCTCATCAAGGACCTGGAGATGCAGATCGCCGCTGTCGCGCAGTATCAGAACGGGGACGGCCTCTGGCACCAGCTCCTCGACAAGAACGACTCGTATGTCGAGAGTTCCTGTTCGGCGATGTTCACGTATTGCATAGCGCGCGCCGTGAATAAGGGGTGGATCCATGCACGCTACGGGTCCATCGCCGGGCAGGGCTGGGAAGGACTCAAGAAGCACAAGATACGGCCGGATGGCCAGGTGGTGGACATCTGTGCGGGCACCGGCGTTGAGGACAACCTGGCGTACTACTACAACCGTCCGGCGCCATTGAACGACAAGCACGGGCTCGGTGCGGTGATCGAAGCGGGGATCGAGGTGATGCGGCTGCGGGCGTCGGCGAAGAAATGA
- a CDS encoding sugar phosphate isomerase/epimerase: MHGPYKVQDAPGHPHRAHYPNHGATMDRRSFIAALASTPVIARHLATAAEGAHLDHIGLQLYTVRSLMPKGIDGVLSTVAGIGYKEVEFAGYFDHTPQQIKSMLVDNALTSPSTHVGLEDEPDKWNETVERSAFIGHKYVIVAWVDKAKYATVDDWKRLAARFNIAGETCKGAGVQFAYHNHEFEFKKVGGKLPYDILLKECDKDLVKFEMDVAWAVAAGADPAKYFAAHPGRFPLLHVKDLKKKTAKKPAAKKGKAAPPSGDDLLEDVGSGSINWKKVLAAAKKHGTIHHVVEHDSPADPVASIRKSYAYLSALTI; the protein is encoded by the coding sequence ATGCACGGCCCCTACAAGGTACAGGATGCCCCCGGGCATCCGCATCGCGCGCACTATCCGAACCACGGAGCCACCATGGACCGCCGCAGCTTCATCGCAGCCCTAGCATCCACCCCCGTCATCGCACGACATCTTGCCACTGCCGCCGAAGGAGCGCACCTGGACCACATCGGATTGCAGCTCTACACCGTCCGCTCGCTCATGCCGAAGGGCATCGACGGCGTCCTCTCCACCGTCGCCGGCATCGGCTACAAGGAAGTGGAGTTCGCCGGCTACTTCGACCATACCCCGCAGCAGATCAAGTCCATGCTCGTGGACAACGCCCTCACCTCGCCCTCCACGCACGTGGGGCTCGAGGACGAACCCGACAAGTGGAACGAGACCGTGGAACGGAGCGCGTTCATCGGACACAAATACGTGATCGTGGCGTGGGTGGACAAAGCCAAATACGCCACCGTCGACGATTGGAAACGCCTCGCCGCCCGGTTCAATATCGCCGGCGAGACATGCAAGGGCGCCGGCGTCCAGTTCGCGTACCACAATCATGAATTCGAGTTCAAGAAGGTGGGCGGGAAGCTGCCGTACGACATCCTGCTGAAGGAATGCGATAAGGACCTCGTGAAGTTCGAGATGGACGTTGCCTGGGCCGTGGCCGCGGGCGCCGATCCGGCGAAGTACTTCGCCGCGCATCCCGGCCGGTTCCCGCTGCTGCATGTGAAAGACCTCAAGAAGAAGACCGCAAAGAAGCCGGCCGCAAAGAAGGGCAAGGCCGCACCGCCGTCAGGCGATGATCTGCTGGAGGATGTGGGGAGCGGAAGCATCAACTGGAAGAAGGTCCTCGCCGCCGCGAAGAAGCACGGCACCATCCACCATGTGGTGGAACATGACAGTCCGGCCGACCCCGTGGCGAGCATCCGGAAGAGCTACGCCTATCTGAGTGCACTCACCATCTGA
- a CDS encoding epimerase → MKIILFGATGMVGEGVLLEVLRDANVEAVLVVGRRPCEMNHPKLTEIIHRDFYNYTSIEEQLRGYDACLFCLGVTSLGKNEEEYRRLTYDLTMAAACTMEKQCPGMVFSYISGMGTDSTEHGKVMWARVKGKTENDIMRLGFKDAYAFRPGFIKPTPGQKRAFLAAKIIGPLYPLLHVVMPKWVCTMQDLGRAMLRVSAKGYERKVVECVDIEKIAKTA, encoded by the coding sequence ATGAAGATCATACTGTTCGGCGCCACCGGCATGGTGGGCGAGGGCGTGCTGCTGGAAGTGCTGCGCGATGCCAACGTGGAAGCCGTGCTTGTCGTCGGGCGGCGCCCCTGTGAGATGAATCATCCGAAACTCACGGAGATCATTCACCGCGACTTCTACAACTACACGTCGATCGAGGAACAGCTGCGCGGATACGACGCATGCCTGTTCTGCCTCGGCGTCACATCTCTGGGGAAGAACGAGGAAGAGTACCGCCGTTTGACGTACGATCTCACCATGGCGGCCGCATGCACGATGGAGAAGCAGTGTCCGGGGATGGTGTTCTCGTACATCTCCGGCATGGGCACGGACAGCACCGAGCACGGCAAAGTGATGTGGGCGCGGGTGAAGGGGAAGACCGAGAACGACATCATGCGCCTCGGGTTCAAGGATGCCTATGCGTTCCGTCCGGGCTTCATCAAGCCGACGCCCGGACAGAAGCGTGCATTCCTGGCAGCGAAGATCATCGGGCCATTGTATCCGCTGTTGCATGTCGTTATGCCGAAGTGGGTGTGCACCATGCAGGACCTCGGGCGGGCGATGCTCCGCGTGTCGGCCAAGGGCTACGAACGTAAGGTCGTAGAGTGCGTGGACATCGAGAAGATCGCGAAGACGGCGTGA
- a CDS encoding cupin domain-containing protein, producing MAKDITVTRNEGGWQPLVEPGVKTDGVHVKPLRREAGTGRAPTILLRFEPGASYPNHSHPAGEEAYILEGEVRFGPTQLNAGDYLYTPPGGTHSVFSRTGCTVLLVIPEEVVIL from the coding sequence ATGGCGAAAGACATCACCGTGACACGGAACGAAGGCGGCTGGCAGCCGCTCGTGGAGCCCGGGGTGAAGACCGACGGCGTCCATGTGAAGCCGCTCCGGCGCGAGGCCGGGACGGGCCGTGCACCCACGATCCTGCTGCGCTTCGAACCCGGAGCATCGTACCCGAATCACAGTCATCCGGCCGGAGAAGAAGCGTACATCCTCGAGGGCGAAGTGCGGTTCGGGCCGACACAGCTGAACGCAGGCGACTACCTGTACACACCACCCGGAGGGACACACTCCGTATTCTCGCGGACAGGGTGCACGGTGCTTCTGGTCATCCCCGAGGAAGTGGTCATACTATGA
- a CDS encoding superoxide dismutase — translation MKILALECDVPGITDDRFTEELLREEAVRAWELHQAGVIRELYFRADRQAAVLVLECDSVDTARSALGTLPLVSAGLIGFDVIPLAAYPGFVRLFARGDRRG, via the coding sequence ATGAAGATCCTCGCATTGGAATGTGATGTCCCCGGCATCACGGACGACCGCTTCACAGAAGAACTCCTCAGGGAGGAAGCCGTACGCGCCTGGGAGCTGCACCAGGCCGGCGTGATCCGCGAACTCTACTTCCGCGCCGACCGCCAGGCCGCGGTACTGGTGCTGGAGTGCGACAGTGTGGACACGGCGCGCAGCGCCCTCGGCACACTTCCGCTCGTGAGCGCAGGGCTCATAGGATTCGATGTCATCCCGCTCGCGGCATACCCCGGCTTCGTGCGGCTCTTCGCCCGCGGTGACCGGCGCGGCTGA
- a CDS encoding CZB domain-containing protein → MVNKDEIEAALGVHAKWKARLETAIIAGRSEFIPAEVAKNDVCDFGKWLRTVGGEDAKTAHYAKVKSFHADFHTMAGKILNMAVTGRKAEAQKALEPGGDYARICGKLVMAMNVWKESTK, encoded by the coding sequence ATGGTCAACAAGGATGAGATCGAAGCAGCCCTGGGTGTCCACGCGAAGTGGAAGGCCCGCCTGGAGACTGCCATCATCGCGGGGCGGTCGGAGTTCATCCCGGCGGAAGTGGCCAAAAATGATGTGTGCGATTTCGGGAAGTGGCTGCGCACGGTTGGCGGCGAGGATGCGAAGACCGCGCACTATGCGAAGGTCAAGTCGTTCCATGCGGACTTTCACACGATGGCGGGGAAGATCCTGAACATGGCCGTGACCGGCAGGAAAGCAGAAGCGCAGAAGGCCCTGGAGCCCGGCGGGGACTATGCACGGATCTGCGGCAAACTCGTGATGGCAATGAATGTCTGGAAAGAATCGACGAAGTAA
- a CDS encoding cation transporter, translating into MDCPSEEQMIRMALGAMPAVRSLRCNIPERTVEVWHSESHDGILARLDTLGLDSAFVGTETMDEPAQTDDHARERKVLWTVFAINIGFFGLELLTGFLSHSMGLVADSLDMMADGIVYGLALFAVGGTVMMKKNIARTSGYFQMILAILGFIEIVRRFTGGEEMPVFQIMVLISALALIGNAASLVILQRWKSTDAHIRASLICTSNDVIANAGVIVAGVLVHFTGSKYPDLIVGAIVFFLVFEGSWRMLRLAR; encoded by the coding sequence ATGGACTGCCCCTCCGAGGAGCAGATGATCCGGATGGCGCTGGGCGCAATGCCCGCCGTGCGCTCGCTCCGCTGCAATATCCCCGAGCGGACGGTGGAGGTGTGGCACAGCGAAAGCCACGACGGCATCCTCGCGCGGCTCGATACGCTGGGACTCGACTCCGCGTTCGTCGGAACCGAGACGATGGACGAACCGGCGCAGACGGACGATCATGCGCGCGAACGCAAGGTGCTCTGGACCGTCTTCGCGATCAACATCGGTTTCTTCGGACTCGAACTGCTCACCGGGTTTCTCTCACACTCCATGGGACTCGTGGCCGACAGCCTGGATATGATGGCGGATGGCATCGTGTACGGCCTCGCCCTCTTCGCCGTGGGCGGCACGGTGATGATGAAAAAGAACATCGCCCGCACGAGCGGTTACTTTCAGATGATCCTGGCGATCCTGGGCTTCATCGAGATCGTCCGCCGCTTCACCGGCGGCGAAGAGATGCCGGTGTTCCAGATCATGGTCCTCATCTCGGCCCTCGCGCTCATCGGCAATGCAGCCTCGCTCGTGATCCTGCAGCGGTGGAAGAGCACCGACGCGCACATCCGCGCGAGCCTCATCTGTACATCCAACGACGTCATCGCCAACGCCGGCGTCATCGTGGCGGGCGTGCTCGTGCACTTCACCGGTTCAAAGTATCCGGACCTCATCGTCGGTGCGATCGTCTTCTTCCTGGTCTTCGAAGGTTCGTGGCGCATGCTGCGGCTGGCACGCTGA
- a CDS encoding T9SS type A sorting domain-containing protein has translation MKSALGLFLIQLFSLIALAQDTTRHDPLQDAYGGHPVLANSAELILMTSSPGPSGTITPWLQVIDVNGAGDLVRDDWNGATGRPFNVGEYADVLSEDLDGDGLAEVITARIIPDSGRQAPILLECWHPVRSRPGYSWQWASRETLQTTNKYRSTVRLHAIRAIYSTKKQLAMVAATDSSIVLKLYDVNHGFTEIGSQSMVRGNNWTVGFGDFNGDGLDDLLRCSLLFFTDISHYDTLDIETAQFNPAAGSFTRQPHRLKLPTMVISGHMDWGPMKLVMGDFHRLGHDEAVISVVRPRTSTWQQHYYYINFSADGTVFTAPTFFNYPHGLGSGSIFSFSAGGEADALVMDVNPMRNDGDELLVVGPFGFGVVKPDTGMFPPVLYWRDTVYVSALNRGMNLRALAVGDIDPDTSNQEWVPEIIVAEHRKDTSTVLRIFRPVVNARNVFTGMTERPSIDAGRHSVVSALTAADLDGDAIRFGTPNLVTVESFVQPIVVMGGPPTHFDNLRGQAYDLCNAYDTSQVRRFEVSYTETQGSATHLEADISHSSGSSREISGGFSFFGIKIEGYAKKAFESGYYGSHSVNKTITTTSIQKSYRDDWMLGTESSLELWEYPVYALDRKLGTYLVQMPRYIRTLWLPYMDVTLRDWMADREVGNLLSYRPNSRIASWAGENLLATFQTKTIAQASAAGFTVNFGDSTVDETRLTHSVRAEVGLSVSKWGVEAKVSGHYSDAVGSTHTIKVSRNVIVDIKMGDLNRAYSDANYYVTPYLYWGQNGALVLDYGIDLPSNGDTVLGTFWDKNYFTKPDPGLLLPWRLDSLKNIGGAENLRSYSKSIHVSPAAPYAGDTVHITLGVHNFSLKQTSGLVTVRCYLGDPGAGGTPIIGIGRATPDLVTSTPIGARERAVLEMDWVVPAGLSSSSRIYAYVDPDNTMGEIHEDNNIGFFALRPAGTTAIEDDPPPPVPTAYALRQNYPNPFNPSTVIQYDLPVASHVSLIIFDILGRTVSTPVNGEIQAGSQHVVFNAQGLSSGVYFYRIETRPLGTQTAEGVFTSVKKMMILK, from the coding sequence ATGAAATCGGCACTTGGACTGTTCCTCATCCAGCTTTTCTCTCTCATCGCTCTGGCTCAGGATACGACCCGCCACGACCCCCTCCAGGATGCCTACGGTGGTCATCCTGTCCTGGCGAACTCCGCCGAACTCATACTCATGACCAGTAGTCCCGGCCCGTCCGGTACTATCACACCCTGGTTGCAGGTGATCGATGTCAATGGTGCCGGAGATCTCGTGCGCGACGATTGGAATGGAGCAACCGGCAGACCGTTCAACGTGGGCGAATATGCCGATGTCCTGTCCGAGGATCTTGACGGCGATGGCCTCGCCGAGGTGATCACCGCCCGCATCATCCCCGACAGCGGCAGGCAGGCACCCATCCTCCTTGAATGCTGGCACCCCGTCCGCAGTAGACCCGGATACAGCTGGCAATGGGCTTCCAGAGAGACCCTGCAAACCACGAACAAGTACCGGTCCACGGTACGCCTCCATGCGATCCGCGCCATCTACTCGACGAAGAAACAACTGGCGATGGTGGCTGCGACCGATTCCTCGATCGTGCTGAAGCTCTACGACGTGAACCATGGCTTCACGGAGATCGGATCGCAATCGATGGTACGCGGCAACAACTGGACTGTCGGGTTCGGCGACTTCAACGGCGATGGCCTGGATGATCTCCTGCGCTGCTCGCTCCTGTTCTTCACGGATATCTCACACTACGATACACTTGATATTGAGACCGCGCAATTCAACCCGGCGGCGGGATCGTTCACCCGGCAGCCGCATCGGCTGAAACTGCCTACCATGGTCATCTCTGGCCACATGGACTGGGGTCCGATGAAGCTCGTGATGGGAGACTTCCACCGCCTCGGACATGATGAAGCGGTGATCTCGGTGGTGCGGCCCAGGACATCAACATGGCAGCAGCATTACTACTATATCAATTTCTCGGCTGATGGCACGGTCTTTACCGCCCCCACCTTCTTCAACTATCCGCACGGCCTCGGATCGGGCAGCATCTTCAGTTTCAGCGCCGGAGGGGAAGCAGATGCCCTTGTCATGGACGTCAACCCCATGCGGAACGACGGCGATGAACTTCTTGTTGTGGGCCCGTTCGGATTCGGTGTTGTCAAACCCGATACCGGCATGTTCCCACCCGTCCTCTACTGGCGTGATACCGTCTACGTCTCGGCGCTGAACCGCGGCATGAACCTCCGGGCCTTGGCGGTGGGCGACATCGATCCGGATACGAGCAACCAGGAGTGGGTGCCCGAGATCATCGTTGCCGAACACAGGAAGGACACCTCTACGGTACTGCGCATCTTCAGGCCGGTTGTCAATGCAAGGAACGTCTTCACGGGAATGACAGAACGGCCGTCGATCGACGCGGGCAGGCATTCTGTGGTGAGCGCGCTCACTGCCGCCGATCTGGACGGAGATGCGATCCGCTTCGGTACGCCGAACCTCGTCACGGTGGAGAGCTTCGTGCAGCCGATCGTCGTGATGGGCGGGCCACCGACTCACTTCGATAACCTGCGGGGACAGGCATACGATCTCTGCAATGCCTACGACACGTCTCAGGTCAGACGGTTCGAAGTCTCGTACACGGAAACCCAGGGATCGGCGACACACCTCGAGGCCGATATCTCCCATTCGTCGGGTTCGTCGCGCGAGATCAGCGGCGGTTTCAGCTTCTTTGGTATCAAGATCGAAGGGTATGCGAAGAAGGCATTCGAGAGCGGATACTACGGCTCTCATTCGGTGAACAAGACCATCACGACAACAAGTATCCAGAAATCGTATCGGGATGATTGGATGCTGGGCACGGAATCCAGTCTTGAGCTCTGGGAATATCCCGTGTACGCGCTGGACAGAAAGCTCGGGACGTACCTGGTGCAGATGCCGCGCTACATCCGGACACTCTGGCTGCCGTACATGGATGTGACGCTGCGGGACTGGATGGCCGACCGGGAGGTCGGGAATCTTCTGTCGTACCGGCCGAATTCCAGGATCGCATCCTGGGCCGGCGAGAACCTGCTGGCGACATTCCAGACCAAGACGATCGCCCAGGCGAGTGCGGCAGGGTTCACGGTGAATTTCGGCGACTCCACTGTCGATGAGACGCGGTTGACCCACTCGGTGAGGGCTGAGGTCGGGCTGTCCGTGAGCAAATGGGGCGTGGAGGCCAAGGTGTCGGGGCATTACTCCGATGCCGTGGGCTCGACACATACGATCAAGGTTTCCCGGAACGTCATCGTCGACATCAAGATGGGTGATCTCAACCGTGCCTACTCCGATGCGAATTATTACGTGACGCCGTATCTGTACTGGGGACAGAACGGCGCGCTGGTGCTGGACTATGGCATCGATCTCCCCTCGAACGGCGATACCGTGCTCGGCACGTTCTGGGACAAGAATTATTTCACGAAGCCCGATCCCGGACTCCTGCTCCCCTGGCGATTGGATTCGCTGAAGAACATCGGGGGTGCCGAGAATCTCCGTTCCTACAGCAAGAGCATCCATGTGTCGCCGGCAGCCCCGTATGCGGGCGACACCGTGCACATCACTCTCGGTGTGCACAATTTCAGTCTCAAGCAGACCAGCGGGCTCGTTACCGTCCGGTGCTATCTGGGTGATCCAGGGGCAGGCGGCACGCCGATCATCGGGATCGGGAGGGCGACGCCAGACCTCGTGACGTCAACCCCGATCGGCGCGCGCGAACGTGCAGTGTTGGAGATGGATTGGGTGGTTCCCGCCGGGCTCTCCTCATCGTCACGCATCTATGCGTATGTTGATCCTGATAACACGATGGGCGAGATCCACGAGGACAACAATATCGGCTTCTTTGCGTTGCGTCCGGCGGGGACAACCGCGATCGAAGATGATCCTCCTCCACCGGTCCCGACGGCCTACGCTCTCCGGCAGAACTATCCCAACCCGTTCAATCCCTCGACGGTGATACAGTACGATCTGCCCGTGGCATCGCACGTCAGCCTGATCATCTTCGACATTCTCGGCCGTACTGTGTCGACCCCCGTGAATGGTGAGATACAAGCGGGATCCCAACACGTCGTGTTCAATGCGCAAGGGCTCTCATCCGGAGTGTACTTCTACAGGATCGAAACGCGTCCCCTTGGTACACAAACGGCCGAAGGTGTGTTCACATCCGTGAAGAAGATGATGATCTTGAAATGA